Proteins encoded together in one Variovorax paradoxus EPS window:
- a CDS encoding rhodanese-like domain-containing protein translates to MTEPVGEKGYAGDVTPEQAAQWQASGEAVLVDVRTDAEREWVGYVPGAVPLAWKQWPGMALNPAFDEGVRAAGEGGKKLVLLCRSGVRSIAAAKRATELGLEAYNILEGFEGNPDESGHRGQIGGWRKRGLPWKQN, encoded by the coding sequence ATGACTGAACCCGTTGGTGAAAAAGGCTATGCCGGCGACGTGACGCCCGAGCAGGCGGCGCAATGGCAGGCCAGCGGCGAAGCCGTGCTGGTCGACGTGCGCACCGATGCCGAGCGCGAATGGGTCGGCTACGTGCCCGGCGCCGTGCCGTTGGCGTGGAAGCAATGGCCGGGCATGGCGTTGAACCCGGCGTTCGACGAGGGCGTGCGCGCTGCCGGCGAAGGCGGCAAGAAGCTGGTGCTGCTGTGCCGCAGCGGCGTGCGCTCCATTGCGGCCGCGAAGCGCGCCACCGAATTGGGGCTGGAGGCTTACAACATCCTCGAAGGCTTCGAGGGGAATCCGGATGAAAGCGGCCATCGCGGGCAGATCGGCGGGTGGCGCAAGCGCGGGCTGCCCTGGAAGCAGAACTGA
- a CDS encoding helix-turn-helix domain-containing protein — MQRASNAPLENGGVRQGERLMWLTPQRVFYAGLLGAAAERTMGGHGVYVSPAGVPPIRIRIGGGAWQTGELIVVPPQVPHHVESQHPLIFNLLIESESVDPARMPAFMQHCGPVDAPAFVKRVRDAHAHLLAASGRGTDFDGFDFDALFFGEALAPRAIDARIRKVIDALVADPAASASAEDCAASVHLSFSRFLHLFKQETGMAFRAFRAWKRARSLLRYVRQTTTLTDIALDTGYPDSTHFSHSIRQVYGLKPSDILAGSRRLALHDAAGGFRQ; from the coding sequence ATGCAGCGAGCGAGTAATGCGCCCCTGGAAAACGGCGGCGTACGGCAGGGCGAACGCCTCATGTGGCTCACGCCGCAGCGCGTGTTCTACGCCGGCCTGCTCGGCGCGGCGGCCGAGCGCACGATGGGCGGGCACGGCGTGTACGTGTCGCCCGCGGGCGTGCCGCCGATCCGCATCCGCATCGGTGGCGGCGCCTGGCAGACGGGCGAACTCATCGTGGTGCCGCCGCAGGTGCCGCACCATGTCGAGAGCCAGCATCCGCTCATCTTCAATCTGCTGATCGAATCGGAGTCGGTCGATCCCGCGCGCATGCCCGCCTTCATGCAGCACTGCGGGCCGGTCGATGCGCCGGCGTTCGTCAAGCGCGTGCGCGATGCGCATGCGCACCTGTTGGCCGCGTCGGGCCGCGGCACGGATTTCGACGGCTTCGATTTCGATGCGCTCTTCTTCGGCGAGGCGCTCGCGCCGCGTGCGATCGATGCGCGCATCCGCAAGGTCATCGACGCGCTCGTGGCCGACCCGGCCGCATCCGCCTCGGCCGAAGACTGCGCGGCCTCGGTGCATTTGTCGTTCTCGCGCTTCCTGCATTTGTTCAAGCAGGAAACCGGCATGGCGTTCCGCGCCTTCCGCGCCTGGAAGCGCGCGCGCAGCCTCCTGCGCTACGTGCGCCAGACCACCACGCTGACCGACATCGCGCTCGATACCGGCTACCCCGATTCGACGCACTTCAGCCATTCGATCCGCCAGGTCTACGGCCTGAAACCCAGCGACATCCTGGCGGGTTCCCGCCGCCTCGCGCTGCACGACGCGGCCGGCGGCTTCAGGCAGTAG
- a CDS encoding nucleotidyltransferase domain-containing protein, with amino-acid sequence MSNDSSLMDLLFPAARQRTLAVLLLQPQSAFHLRELARLTDSHAGTLAREVDKLARTGLLLRSEQGNQVRYNANTSHPLFDDLAAMFRKTHGVVPAVREVLAPLDAQIRLALVFGSVARGTPSPGSDVDLLVLGSVDFMTLAQAVFPLHATLGREVNTVLYTPEEFAERARSGDAFARDILAKPKLLVKGGADELAELAGDRAAAGPSA; translated from the coding sequence ATGAGCAACGACTCTTCCTTGATGGACCTGCTATTCCCCGCGGCGCGGCAACGCACGCTGGCGGTGTTATTGCTGCAGCCGCAGTCGGCCTTCCATCTGCGGGAGCTTGCACGCCTGACCGACAGCCATGCGGGCACGCTGGCGCGAGAGGTGGACAAGCTGGCGCGCACCGGCCTGCTGCTGCGCAGCGAACAAGGCAATCAGGTGCGCTACAACGCCAACACGAGCCATCCGCTGTTCGATGACCTGGCTGCAATGTTTCGCAAGACGCATGGCGTGGTGCCTGCCGTGCGCGAAGTGCTCGCGCCGCTGGATGCGCAGATCCGGTTGGCACTCGTGTTCGGCTCGGTAGCGCGCGGCACACCCTCGCCGGGCAGCGATGTGGATCTGCTGGTGCTGGGAAGCGTGGATTTCATGACGCTGGCACAAGCGGTGTTTCCTCTGCACGCGACGCTCGGCCGCGAGGTGAACACGGTGCTCTACACGCCCGAAGAATTTGCAGAACGCGCGCGCAGCGGCGATGCGTTCGCGCGCGACATACTGGCCAAACCAAAATTGCTTGTGAAGGGAGGAGCCGATGAGCTTGCAGAACTTGCTGGCGATCGGGCGGCTGCAGGCCCATCAGCCTGA
- a CDS encoding 3-hydroxybutyryl-CoA dehydrogenase, whose protein sequence is MTIQTVGIIGAGTMGNGIAQACAVSGVNVVMIDVAQAAVDKGLATISGSLDRLIKKEKLTAEQKAAALALIKGSTNYDDLKGAQLVIEAATENHALKLKILKQVDELAGSEVIVASNTSSISITQLAAATSRPDRFIGMHFFNPVPMMALVELIRGYLTSDATHDAVKALAEKLGKSPITVKNAPGFVVNRILVPMINEAFFVLSEGIATAEDIDAGMKLGCNQPIGPLALADMIGLDVCLAVMEVYLEQFGDSKYRPCPLLKEMVAAGQLGRKTGRGVYTY, encoded by the coding sequence ATGACGATCCAGACCGTCGGCATCATCGGCGCCGGAACGATGGGCAATGGCATTGCGCAGGCTTGCGCGGTGTCCGGCGTCAACGTGGTGATGATCGACGTCGCCCAGGCGGCCGTCGACAAGGGCCTCGCCACCATCTCGGGCAGCCTCGACCGGCTCATCAAGAAGGAAAAGCTCACTGCCGAGCAGAAGGCCGCGGCGCTCGCGCTGATCAAGGGCTCGACCAACTACGACGACCTGAAGGGCGCGCAACTCGTCATCGAGGCGGCCACCGAGAATCACGCGCTCAAGCTCAAGATCCTCAAGCAAGTCGACGAGTTGGCGGGCTCCGAGGTGATCGTCGCCTCGAACACCTCGTCGATCTCGATCACGCAACTGGCGGCCGCCACCTCGCGCCCCGACCGCTTCATCGGCATGCACTTCTTCAACCCGGTGCCGATGATGGCGCTGGTGGAGCTGATCCGCGGCTATCTCACGAGCGACGCCACGCACGACGCGGTGAAGGCGCTGGCCGAGAAGCTGGGCAAGTCGCCGATCACGGTGAAGAACGCGCCGGGCTTCGTGGTCAACCGCATCCTGGTGCCGATGATCAACGAGGCTTTCTTCGTGCTGTCCGAAGGCATCGCGACGGCCGAGGACATCGACGCCGGCATGAAGCTGGGCTGCAACCAGCCCATCGGTCCGCTGGCACTGGCCGACATGATCGGCCTCGATGTGTGCCTGGCCGTGATGGAGGTGTACCTCGAGCAGTTCGGCGACTCCAAGTACCGTCCGTGCCCGCTGCTCAAGGAAATGGTCGCTGCCGGCCAACTGGGCCGCAAGACCGGGCGCGGCGTCTACACCTACTGA
- a CDS encoding alpha/beta hydrolase — protein MLHPQARALLDFIEARGIPPTHTLSPADARAFYRERRAATQPLPAEVAEVRDLAAEGPHGTIPVRLYRPLGSGAGPLPVLVYYHGGGWVIGDLDTHDVLCRELANGAGCAVVAVDYRMGPEHRFPAAVDDVLAATRWVRREAAALGLDANRMAVGGDSAGGNLAAVVAIAARDADDLPIAFQLLIYPATDMRRGHPSHQANGQGYLLTRETMTYFHDHYITDAKHDLDWRASPLLHTDLSKLPPALVITAGYDPLRDEGLAYAEALTAAGNRADYVCFERQIHGFITMGKVLDEANTAVALCATELHRAFAMR, from the coding sequence ATGCTGCATCCCCAAGCGCGCGCCTTGCTCGACTTCATCGAGGCGCGCGGCATTCCGCCGACCCACACGCTCTCGCCCGCCGATGCGCGAGCCTTCTACCGCGAACGCCGCGCCGCCACACAGCCGCTGCCGGCTGAAGTGGCCGAGGTGCGCGACCTCGCGGCCGAGGGTCCGCACGGCACCATCCCGGTGCGGCTCTACCGGCCGCTGGGCTCGGGCGCCGGTCCGCTGCCGGTGCTGGTGTACTACCACGGTGGCGGTTGGGTGATTGGCGATCTCGACACGCACGACGTGCTGTGCCGCGAGCTGGCCAACGGTGCGGGCTGCGCAGTGGTTGCCGTCGACTACCGCATGGGGCCGGAGCACCGCTTTCCCGCCGCAGTCGACGATGTTCTCGCCGCCACGCGCTGGGTGCGCCGCGAGGCCGCGGCGCTGGGGCTCGATGCGAATCGCATGGCCGTGGGCGGCGACAGTGCGGGGGGCAATCTCGCGGCCGTGGTGGCGATTGCCGCACGCGATGCAGACGACCTGCCGATCGCCTTCCAACTGCTGATCTACCCAGCCACCGACATGCGCCGCGGCCATCCGTCGCACCAGGCGAACGGGCAGGGCTACCTGTTGACCCGCGAGACGATGACGTACTTCCACGACCACTACATCACCGATGCGAAGCACGACCTCGATTGGCGCGCCTCGCCGTTGCTGCACACCGACCTGTCGAAGCTGCCGCCCGCGCTCGTGATCACCGCCGGCTACGACCCGCTGCGCGACGAGGGACTCGCGTATGCGGAGGCGCTCACCGCCGCCGGCAACCGCGCGGACTACGTGTGCTTCGAGCGTCAGATCCACGGCTTCATCACGATGGGAAAGGTGCTCGACGAGGCCAACACCGCCGTTGCGCTTTGCGCCACCGAGTTGCATCGCGCGTTCGCGATGAGGTGA
- a CDS encoding crotonase/enoyl-CoA hydratase family protein has protein sequence MTATPTTPPAEGCIDTQVLGHVLLIGINRPAKRNGWTPPMFKQLAEAYTRLDDDPDLRVGVLHAFGDHFTAGLDLPAVTEYMKRGEKAIPAGLVEPHDFGLPDYRRRTKPMVVAVKGICFTVGIELMLGADIVVAADNCRFSQMEVQRGIMATGGATLRMAERAGVGNAMLHLLTADEFDSAEAYRLNFVQKVVPAGQELDAALAIAQRIAAQAPLAVVATRLNVIKAVEHGPLAAVSEFIETQKRLSNSEDAAEGVRSFVERRPARFSGR, from the coding sequence ATGACCGCCACGCCCACCACGCCACCCGCCGAAGGCTGCATCGACACCCAGGTGCTCGGCCACGTACTGCTGATCGGCATCAACCGCCCGGCCAAGCGCAACGGCTGGACGCCGCCGATGTTCAAGCAGCTCGCCGAGGCCTACACGCGCCTGGACGACGACCCGGACCTGCGCGTCGGCGTCCTGCATGCCTTCGGCGACCACTTCACGGCGGGCCTGGACCTGCCCGCGGTCACCGAGTACATGAAGCGCGGCGAGAAGGCGATTCCCGCCGGCCTGGTGGAGCCGCACGACTTCGGCCTGCCCGACTATCGCCGCCGCACCAAGCCGATGGTGGTGGCCGTGAAGGGCATCTGCTTCACGGTCGGCATCGAACTGATGCTGGGCGCGGACATCGTGGTGGCCGCCGACAACTGCCGCTTCTCCCAGATGGAAGTGCAGCGCGGCATCATGGCCACGGGCGGTGCCACGCTGCGCATGGCCGAACGCGCGGGCGTGGGCAATGCGATGCTGCACCTGCTCACGGCCGACGAGTTCGACAGCGCCGAGGCCTATCGCCTCAACTTCGTGCAGAAGGTGGTGCCGGCCGGGCAGGAGCTCGATGCGGCGCTGGCCATTGCACAGCGCATCGCGGCACAAGCGCCGCTCGCGGTGGTGGCCACGCGGCTCAACGTGATCAAGGCCGTCGAACACGGGCCGCTCGCGGCGGTGTCGGAATTCATCGAGACGCAGAAGCGCCTGTCGAACAGCGAGGACGCGGCCGAAGGCGTGCGCTCCTTCGTCGAGCGGCGTCCCGCGCGCTTCAGCGGTCGTTGA
- the lysM gene encoding peptidoglycan-binding protein LysM produces MGLLSFIKEAGEKLFGGSSAQAATPDANTAAAAAIKTYIETQNLGLTGLEVTYAASSGVVTLAGQAPSQEASEKASLAAGNVANVTSVENNLVAPAAPPAQYHDVVKGDTLSAISKKYYGDANKYNAIFEANKPMLSHPDKIYPGQKLRIPALN; encoded by the coding sequence ATGGGATTGCTCAGTTTCATCAAGGAAGCCGGTGAAAAACTGTTCGGAGGATCGTCGGCCCAGGCGGCCACGCCCGACGCGAACACGGCGGCCGCAGCCGCCATCAAGACCTACATCGAGACACAGAACCTCGGCCTCACCGGGCTCGAAGTGACCTACGCCGCGAGCAGCGGCGTCGTCACCCTCGCGGGCCAGGCGCCCTCGCAGGAAGCCAGCGAGAAAGCCTCGCTCGCCGCGGGCAACGTGGCCAACGTCACGAGCGTGGAGAACAACCTTGTCGCCCCCGCCGCGCCGCCCGCGCAGTACCACGACGTGGTGAAGGGCGACACGCTTTCGGCCATCTCGAAGAAGTACTACGGCGACGCCAACAAGTACAACGCGATCTTCGAGGCGAACAAGCCGATGCTGTCGCATCCGGACAAGATCTATCCGGGGCAGAAGCTGCGGATTCCAGCGCTGAACTGA
- a CDS encoding branched-chain amino acid ABC transporter permease has translation MQILQLLLSGIAQGCIYGLIALGFVLIYKATETVSFAQGDLMMLGAFGAFAGMSIFGMPFWLAAILAVVAMAAFGVLLELAVIRPILGQPQFSIVMLTIGIAYVARGLITMVPGIGTETHTLPVPYKDQIWKLGELVVNLEQLAIIVATAILCALLFAMFRYSKLGIAMQASSQNQLAAYYMGIPVKRLNGLVWGLAAAVAAIAGMLLAPITFVHANMGFIGLKAFPAAVVGGFGSLPGAIVGGLVIGIVESFAGFYLPDGFKDTAPYIVVLLMLMIKPNGLFGEKLRKKV, from the coding sequence ATGCAGATCCTCCAACTCCTGCTGTCGGGCATTGCGCAAGGTTGCATCTATGGGCTGATCGCGCTCGGGTTCGTGCTGATCTACAAGGCCACCGAAACCGTGAGCTTCGCGCAAGGCGATCTGATGATGCTCGGTGCCTTCGGCGCGTTCGCGGGCATGTCGATCTTCGGCATGCCGTTCTGGCTCGCGGCGATCCTCGCGGTGGTGGCGATGGCCGCTTTCGGCGTGCTGCTGGAGCTGGCGGTGATCCGGCCGATCCTCGGGCAGCCGCAGTTCTCCATCGTGATGCTGACCATCGGCATCGCGTACGTGGCGCGCGGCCTCATCACCATGGTGCCGGGCATCGGCACCGAGACCCACACGCTGCCCGTGCCCTACAAGGACCAGATCTGGAAGCTGGGCGAACTGGTGGTCAACCTCGAACAGCTCGCGATCATCGTCGCCACGGCCATCCTGTGCGCGCTGCTGTTCGCGATGTTCCGCTACAGCAAGCTGGGCATCGCGATGCAGGCCTCGTCGCAGAACCAGCTCGCGGCCTACTACATGGGCATTCCGGTGAAGCGGCTCAACGGGCTGGTGTGGGGGCTGGCCGCAGCGGTCGCGGCCATCGCCGGGATGCTGCTCGCACCCATCACCTTCGTGCACGCGAACATGGGCTTCATCGGGCTCAAGGCTTTTCCGGCGGCAGTGGTGGGCGGCTTCGGCAGCCTGCCGGGTGCGATCGTCGGCGGGCTGGTGATCGGCATCGTCGAATCGTTCGCGGGGTTCTACCTGCCCGATGGCTTCAAGGACACGGCGCCGTACATCGTGGTGCTGCTGATGCTCATGATCAAGCCCAACGGTCTCTTCGGCGAAAAGCTGCGCAAGAAAGTCTGA
- a CDS encoding ABC transporter ATP-binding protein, producing MTTSNGDILLSAKDLSVRFGGVLAVNKVSFDVRRGEVFTLIGPNGAGKTTVFNLISRIYTPTTGEITWHGESSGPLALTQQAPHSIAALGIARTFQNIELFEHATVLHNLLIGRHTHRKTGVWSEVFFTSATRRAEIAAREKAEQVIELLDLQHHRDSMVAGLPYGVRKVVELARALCTEPKLLLLDEPSSGLNVEETADMAFWIQDIQHELGVSVLMVEHDMSLVSKVSDRVLAMNQGEVLATGTPREVQADAHVIEAYLGTVDDVSSLRRVAA from the coding sequence ATGACGACGAGCAACGGCGACATCCTCCTTTCGGCCAAGGACCTGAGCGTGCGCTTCGGCGGCGTGCTCGCGGTCAACAAGGTGAGCTTCGACGTGCGGCGCGGCGAGGTGTTCACGCTGATCGGACCGAACGGTGCTGGCAAGACGACGGTGTTCAACCTGATCAGCCGCATCTACACGCCGACCACCGGCGAGATCACGTGGCATGGCGAATCCTCGGGCCCGCTCGCGCTGACGCAGCAGGCGCCGCATTCGATTGCCGCGCTCGGCATCGCGCGCACCTTCCAGAACATCGAACTCTTCGAGCATGCAACCGTGCTGCACAACCTGTTGATCGGTCGCCACACGCACCGGAAGACGGGTGTCTGGAGCGAGGTGTTCTTCACGTCCGCCACGCGGCGCGCCGAGATCGCCGCGCGTGAAAAAGCGGAGCAGGTGATCGAGTTGCTTGACCTGCAACATCACCGCGACTCGATGGTGGCCGGCCTGCCCTACGGCGTTCGCAAGGTGGTGGAACTGGCGCGCGCGCTGTGCACCGAGCCCAAGCTGCTGCTGCTCGACGAGCCATCGTCGGGCCTCAATGTCGAAGAGACCGCGGACATGGCGTTCTGGATTCAAGACATCCAGCATGAGCTGGGCGTGTCGGTGCTGATGGTGGAGCACGACATGTCGCTGGTCTCGAAAGTGTCGGACCGCGTGCTGGCGATGAACCAGGGCGAGGTGCTGGCCACCGGGACGCCGCGCGAGGTGCAGGCGGATGCGCACGTGATCGAGGCTTACCTCGGGACCGTGGATGACGTGAGCAGCTTGAGGAGGGTGGCGGCATGA
- a CDS encoding ABC transporter ATP-binding protein — protein MSDVVLQLLNVESAYGPIKAIRGVSLKVKQGEIATVLGSNGAGKTTILKTISGIIDPRKGSIEFEGKDITAKDPAFIVQQGLSHVPEGREVFPLLSVKDNLLMGAYTRKDRDGVARDMETVYTYFPILRERATQDAGLLSGGQQQMLAISRAIMAAPHLILLDEPSLGLSPKLTKEIFEIVVRINRERGTTILLVEQNANMALNAADHGYVLENGRIVMEDSCERLREKEDIKEFYLGVKDDGVRGERRWKKKKNWR, from the coding sequence ATGAGCGACGTCGTTCTGCAACTGCTCAACGTCGAAAGCGCCTACGGCCCGATCAAGGCCATTCGCGGGGTGAGCCTGAAGGTCAAGCAGGGCGAAATCGCCACGGTGCTCGGCTCCAACGGTGCCGGCAAGACCACGATCCTGAAGACCATCTCGGGAATCATCGATCCGCGCAAAGGCAGCATCGAATTCGAGGGCAAGGACATCACCGCCAAGGACCCCGCCTTCATCGTGCAACAGGGCCTGAGCCACGTGCCCGAGGGCCGCGAGGTGTTCCCGCTGCTCTCGGTAAAAGACAACCTGCTGATGGGCGCCTACACCCGCAAGGACCGCGACGGCGTGGCGCGGGACATGGAGACGGTCTACACCTACTTCCCCATCCTGCGCGAGCGCGCCACGCAGGATGCCGGCCTGCTCTCCGGTGGTCAGCAGCAGATGCTCGCGATCTCGCGCGCCATCATGGCCGCGCCGCATCTGATCCTGCTCGATGAACCCAGCCTCGGCCTGAGTCCGAAGCTCACGAAAGAGATCTTCGAGATCGTCGTGCGCATCAACCGCGAGCGCGGCACGACGATCCTTTTGGTCGAGCAGAACGCCAACATGGCGCTCAATGCCGCCGACCACGGCTACGTGCTGGAGAACGGCCGCATCGTCATGGAGGACTCCTGCGAGCGCCTCCGCGAGAAGGAAGACATCAAGGAGTTCTACCTCGGCGTGAAGGACGACGGCGTGCGCGGCGAGCGGCGCTGGAAAAAGAAGAAGAACTGGAGATGA
- the purT gene encoding formate-dependent phosphoribosylglycinamide formyltransferase has translation MTTLGTPLSPSATRVMLLGSGELGKEVLIALQRLGVETIAVDRYENAPGQQVAHHARTITMSDPAQLKALIEAEKPMLVVPEIEAIATPMLQQLEDAGVVRVIPTARAARLTMDREGIRRLAAETLGVPTSPYKFCDSLAELQAAIDEGIGYPCIVKPVMSSSGKGQSKIDGPADVQKAWDYAMAGGRVSHGRVIVEGFIDFDYEITLLTVRAKDAVGAVETKFCDPIGHVQVSGDYVESWQPHPMAPAALQKAQQIAQAVTADLGGQGLFGVELFVKGDEVWFSEVSPRPHDTGMVTMATQWQNEFELHARAILGLPVDTSLKSPGASAVIYGGVDATGIAFDGVAEALQVPGSDIRLFGKPESFLKRRMGVALVHAADTDTARKLAKEAASRVKPRG, from the coding sequence ATGACCACCCTCGGCACCCCCCTTTCCCCCTCCGCCACCCGCGTGATGCTGCTCGGCTCCGGCGAACTCGGCAAGGAGGTGCTGATCGCCCTGCAGCGCCTCGGCGTCGAGACCATCGCGGTCGACCGCTACGAGAACGCGCCGGGCCAGCAGGTGGCTCACCATGCGCGCACCATCACCATGAGCGACCCCGCGCAGTTGAAGGCGCTCATCGAGGCCGAGAAACCCATGCTCGTGGTGCCCGAGATCGAAGCCATCGCCACGCCGATGCTGCAGCAGCTCGAAGACGCGGGCGTGGTCCGCGTCATTCCCACGGCCCGCGCCGCCCGCCTCACGATGGACCGCGAAGGCATCCGCCGCCTGGCCGCCGAGACGCTGGGCGTTCCCACCAGCCCCTACAAGTTCTGCGACTCGCTGGCCGAGCTGCAGGCCGCCATCGACGAGGGCATCGGCTACCCCTGCATCGTCAAGCCCGTGATGAGCAGCTCCGGCAAGGGCCAGAGCAAGATCGACGGCCCCGCCGACGTGCAGAAGGCCTGGGACTACGCGATGGCCGGAGGACGTGTCAGTCATGGCCGCGTGATCGTCGAGGGCTTCATCGACTTCGACTACGAGATCACGCTCTTGACCGTGCGCGCGAAAGACGCGGTCGGCGCTGTCGAAACCAAGTTCTGCGACCCCATCGGCCATGTGCAGGTGAGCGGCGACTACGTCGAAAGCTGGCAGCCGCACCCCATGGCGCCGGCCGCGCTGCAGAAGGCGCAGCAGATCGCGCAGGCCGTCACGGCCGACCTCGGCGGCCAGGGCCTCTTCGGCGTCGAGCTGTTCGTGAAGGGCGACGAGGTCTGGTTCAGCGAGGTCAGCCCGCGTCCGCACGACACCGGCATGGTCACGATGGCCACCCAATGGCAGAACGAGTTCGAGCTGCATGCGCGCGCCATCCTCGGCCTGCCGGTCGACACCTCGCTCAAGAGCCCGGGCGCGAGCGCGGTGATCTACGGCGGCGTCGACGCCACCGGCATCGCCTTCGACGGCGTGGCCGAGGCGCTGCAGGTGCCCGGCAGCGACATCCGCCTGTTCGGCAAGCCCGAGAGCTTTCTCAAGCGCCGCATGGGCGTGGCGCTGGTGCACGCGGCCGATACCGACACCGCGCGCAAGCTCGCCAAGGAAGCCGCCTCGCGCGTGAAGCCCCGCGGATAA
- a CDS encoding type III pantothenate kinase has protein sequence MASPFLAIDIGNTRLKWALYDGAHPGAALQASGAEFLDHIERLADGPWADLPAPGSMLGCVVAGDTLRRRAEEQIVERFDCTPRWVVSSAGEAGIVNGYDHPTRLGADRFVAMIGARHRMLAQGPARPMVVVLIGTAVTVEAIDASGKFLGGLILPGHGIMLRALESGTAGLHVPTGEVREFPTNTSDALTSGGTYAIAGAVERMVQHVRSHCGEEPACFMTGGAGWKMAPVMNGHFELVESLIMDGLLVIARERAAA, from the coding sequence ATGGCATCCCCCTTCCTCGCAATCGACATCGGCAACACCCGCCTGAAATGGGCGCTCTACGACGGGGCGCATCCGGGCGCCGCGTTGCAGGCCTCGGGCGCGGAATTCCTGGACCACATCGAACGATTGGCCGACGGCCCCTGGGCCGACCTGCCCGCACCCGGCTCCATGCTCGGCTGCGTGGTGGCCGGCGACACCTTGCGGCGCCGCGCCGAAGAGCAGATCGTCGAGCGCTTCGACTGCACGCCGCGCTGGGTGGTGTCGAGCGCCGGCGAGGCCGGCATCGTCAACGGCTACGACCATCCCACGCGCCTGGGCGCCGACCGCTTCGTGGCGATGATCGGTGCGCGCCACCGCATGCTCGCGCAAGGGCCGGCGCGGCCGATGGTGGTGGTGCTGATCGGCACGGCCGTCACGGTGGAGGCGATCGATGCCAGCGGCAAGTTCCTCGGCGGATTGATCCTGCCGGGCCACGGCATCATGCTGCGCGCGCTCGAATCGGGCACCGCGGGCCTGCATGTGCCGACCGGCGAGGTGCGCGAATTTCCCACCAACACCAGCGATGCGCTCACCAGCGGCGGCACCTACGCCATCGCGGGCGCGGTCGAGCGCATGGTGCAGCACGTGCGCTCGCATTGCGGCGAGGAGCCGGCCTGCTTCATGACCGGTGGTGCGGGCTGGAAGATGGCGCCCGTCATGAACGGGCATTTCGAGCTGGTCGAGAGCCTCATCATGGACGGCCTGCTCGTCATTGCCCGCGAACGCGCCGCCGCCTGA
- a CDS encoding branched-chain amino acid ABC transporter permease, translating into MRYIFKTSYDQDIRLARHGGHVFWYGLLIAFLIAAPWVIEEYWLAQLTFVLIYGIVGLGLMLLAGFTGQFSIGHAAFLGAGAYTQGVLTNLGVPFPIALIAAAALSAAVGVVVALPALRVKGIYLGIATLSFGFIVEEVFARWESVTGGNAGLHVKSPQLFGWSLGSGDGFYFLCLVVAVLSTLGILNLLRSPTGRAFVAIRDSEISAQSMGIHLARYKTMSFAISAALAGLGGALYAHKLSFISPDQFSILQSIDLLLMVVIGGLGSVHGAFLGAIFLIAMPQLISMGKDWLPAVIGQAPGLQGLVYGVVLIAFVLFEPLGLYGRWLKIRTYLQLFPFYRKGLFKRQKSFTKSDRLR; encoded by the coding sequence ATGCGCTACATCTTCAAGACCAGCTACGACCAGGACATCCGGCTCGCGCGTCATGGCGGGCATGTGTTCTGGTACGGCCTGCTCATCGCGTTCCTCATCGCCGCGCCCTGGGTGATCGAGGAGTACTGGCTCGCACAACTGACCTTCGTGCTGATCTACGGAATCGTCGGCTTGGGGCTGATGCTGCTGGCCGGCTTCACGGGCCAGTTCTCCATCGGACACGCGGCGTTCCTCGGCGCGGGCGCGTACACGCAGGGCGTGCTGACGAATCTCGGTGTGCCGTTTCCGATTGCCTTGATCGCCGCTGCGGCGTTGTCCGCCGCAGTCGGCGTGGTCGTCGCCTTGCCGGCACTGCGCGTGAAAGGCATCTATCTCGGCATCGCAACGCTGTCGTTCGGCTTCATCGTCGAGGAAGTGTTCGCGCGGTGGGAGAGCGTCACGGGCGGCAACGCCGGGCTGCATGTGAAGTCGCCGCAGCTCTTCGGCTGGTCGCTGGGTTCGGGCGATGGCTTCTATTTCTTGTGCCTGGTGGTGGCGGTGCTGAGCACGCTGGGCATCCTGAACCTGCTGCGCTCGCCGACGGGCCGCGCCTTCGTCGCCATCCGCGATTCGGAAATCTCGGCGCAGAGCATGGGCATCCATCTCGCGCGCTACAAGACGATGTCGTTCGCGATCTCGGCTGCGCTCGCGGGGCTGGGCGGCGCGCTGTATGCGCACAAGCTGAGCTTCATCTCGCCGGACCAGTTCAGCATCCTGCAGTCGATCGACCTGCTGCTGATGGTGGTGATCGGCGGCCTGGGCTCGGTGCACGGCGCGTTCCTCGGCGCGATCTTCCTCATCGCGATGCCGCAGCTGATCTCGATGGGCAAGGACTGGCTGCCCGCAGTGATCGGCCAGGCGCCGGGCCTGCAGGGGCTGGTGTACGGCGTGGTGCTGATCGCGTTCGTGCTGTTCGAGCCGCTCGGGCTCTATGGCCGCTGGCTCAAGATCAGGACGTACCTGCAACTCTTCCCGTTCTACCGCAAGGGCCTTTTCAAGCGGCAGAAGTCGTTCACCAAATCGGACCGGCTGAGATGA